TGAAAACTTgaaacacaaaaagaaagaaattctaTTTTAGCAGCAATAACTATAGATGAAATGAGAAATGGCTGAAGTAGACACGTAGGAAAATCAGGATGAAAATGTTACAACCAGAAACGGACCAAGAATAGCTATTATATTAAACTCTGAATTAATCATGAAATTTTCAATATCAGTTTCAACTTTCAACTTAAGACAGTAGCAAGTCTAAGAAAGATGAAAAAGGCTTGCAGTACTGATCGATCAAAATCTTAAGCAACTCAAAAGCCATTAAATTAAGTCCTACAAGCCAAAAGgattgttataagttatagaaagtaaatatgttaatataggaagtaaatattgatagatggatcagttgcttaatcttagggattgtataattataggcttgattttccttcctgtttagttactgtctctcatgtataaataggttgtaatctctattgtgatatataacaataaatattatctttctacatggtatcagagcctttctcatagagattttttttctcttttctctctcgtaaagttttaaaattttttttggagacttagggcttcattcatttgggttatccataaagggtaatatttggatctcaccatcgcTGGAGTCACCACACCGACTCCTTGTCAgatttgaggtttgtttgccgttcgggtgttgggtggaggtgttttatttggtactgttcatcggcactgttcacggtactgttcatcggcactgttcacgtggtactgtttatcggtactgttcacgccgggtactgttttctgattctgtgtttcttttgttgctatcgtttttgggttggttgtccttatggctggagttaaaaccaccaccgtaactgatgtgattcctatgatgactaaaatcacggaacacaaattgaatggaacttccgatcagggaattttgatatctgcagatgagtatgcacaattcatccaataccaggcatctataaaatcttctaattcctcctctatcactgcaattgccgagtcaggtaactctactgcatgtcttgtgtcttcatcctccaaatgggttattgattctggtgctaccgatcatatgtcaggtaattcaacccttttgtccaatcttgagtctcatacatcgccttcttatgttactcttgctgatggcactaaatcgTCTGTCATGGattctggtcatgtcaacttaaccccttctctttctgtatcctctgtgttatgtctccctaagttcgcatttaatttgctttccgtgagtaaactcactcgtgcattgaattgttgtgtctcattctttcctgatcattgtgtttttcaggatctttcgacgaagcagattattggtagagaaagtgagtcagagggtctttacgtcttggatcagcaactacctcgatctcctcgatctctggtatgctccacgcgtttaacaccttttgatgttcattgtcgtttagggcatccttctctctcggttttgaagaagttatatccacagtttcattctttgtctattctagattgtgagtcttgtcaatttgccaaacatcatcgtttacctacacTGTCTCAAGTCAATAAACGAGCTTTGTCTccctttgagttagtccattcagatgtttggggtccttgtcctgttgtgtctaagtctgactttaagtattttgttacttttgttgatgatttctctcgtactacttggttatttttaatgaagagtcgttcagaattattctctattttttgtgcattttatgctgaaatccaaacccaattcaatacttccatccgtatattgcaaagtgataatgctaaagagtatctctctggggaatttcaatcttatttgttacaaaaagggattcttcatcagtcctcttgtgttgccactccttcaaaaaatggagttgctgaaagaaaaaatcgacatcttcttgaagtagccagagccctcttattccaaatgaaggtacctaaatgtttttgggctgatgctgtatccactgcttgttttttgatcaatcgcatgccttccttcgtccttcatggtgatatcccttataacattttatttcccactaaatctttgtttcctattgagccacgtctttttggttgtacttgttttgttcgtgatgttcgtccacaggttactaaattgtatcccaaatcactcaaatgtgtcttccttggctactctcgacgtcagaaagggtatcgttgtttttctcctgatctgaatcggtatcttgtgtctgcggatgtaacattctttgagtccactccgttttttccgccatcatctgtttataacacccaggaggaggaagatgacctcttgttatacatTGTTCGCTCTTcgtctcctcagactactcctacacctttcgctcatgtgccaggtcgccctcccatctttcatgtgtattccagacgcttagaggactctgactccgttcTGCTACCCGCTTCTTCGTCGACCGATCCTGCTCCTACTGATCCTTCattgtctgatttggatttgcccattgctcttcgcaaaagtaaacgtacttgcacttatcctatttcatcttgtgtctcttatgatcaattatcctcctcttctcgttgttttgtcactgctttagattctatttcaattcccaaaactgttattgaggctttgtcccatcctggttggcgtgctgcaatggaagaggaaatgatggcccttgacactaatggtacttgggagttgatgtccttgcccccaggaaagcaggctattgggtgcaaatgggtgtttgcagtgaaagtaaatcctgatgaatctattgctcgcctcaaggcccgtttagtggccaaaggttatgcacaaacttatggagttgactattctgatacattctccccagttgccaagctcgcatctgtccgattgtttatttccttggcggctactcatgattggcctttgcatcaactggatattaaaaatgtttttcttcatggtgatcttcaggaggaggtttatattgagcaaccacctggttttgttgctcagggggagtcaggtaaGGTTTGTAAACTTCGAAAAtcgctttatggcttgaaacagagtcctcgggcatggtttggtaggtttagtgaggtggtccaacagtttggaatgaagatgagtaagtgtgatcactcagtgttttatagaaattctgatagtggagtaattctgcttgtagtatatgtgaataatatcgttatcacaggaagtgacattgctggcatcacatccctaaaagaatttcttaaaacacagtttcatacaaaggatttgggttccttgaaatattttttgagaatcgaagttatgcggtgtaagaaaggcatcttcttgtctcaaagaaaatatgttcttgatttgttggcagaaacaggaaaattgggtgctaagccttgtagtgccccaatgacccctaaccttcaacttaccacagaagacagtgagccatttgcagatcctggaaggtatagaagattagttggcaaactgaattatttgacggtgactcgtcctgatattgcatattcagtgagtgtggtaagtcagtttatatcttctcctactgttgcccagtgggatgctctgggacagattctttgttaccttaaagggccccagggcgaggcctattctatggtaaccatgggcactcaaatattgaatgcttttgtgATGCTGATTGGGGAGGCTTgaaagttgataggaggtcaattactgggtattgtgtttttgtgggaggtaacttggtctcatggaaaagtaagaagcaaaatatggtctcccgttctagtgctgaatctgaatatcgagctatggcacaagccgtttgtgaaatcttgtgggtacgtcaactgttggaagaagttgggttcacaaattcggtgcctgctaagttgtgtgATAATCatgcagctatccacattgcctccaatccagtatttcacgagaggactaaacacatcgaaattgattgtcattttgttcgtgaaaaggtccaacaaaagataatatcaacagaatatatccgaactggagaacaattaggagatattttcactaaagctctaaatgggactcgagttgattatatatgtaacaagttgggcatgattaacatttatgatccaacttgagggggagtgttataagttatagaaagcaaatatgttaatatagggagtaaatattgatagatggatcagttgcttaatcttagggattgtataattataggcttgattttccttcctgtttagttaccgtctcttatgtataaataggttgtaatctctattgtgatatataacaataaatattatctttctacaaggATCAATGGCAATTGCTCAAGGCTAATCTTTTTTCCAAGGTGCATCTATCCTTCAGAATTTGCTACCATAGCCGCTTTGTCTTTCCTTCTCCCCTTTAACTATCTCCCTCcctcattttatatattttcttccAATAAAAATTCTTGCAACATTGATTTTCATTCTCTTCATCCTCTCACTCTTAATAGTCCCAGTTATCACTAACACACGGTCCTCTTAAGTATGTATGCCCTTGACTACTTGCTTATATTAAAGAACTGCAACAGCAAGTTTCATTACAGAAATGTTAAATCTAACAATTAAGGGGATGTTTGGTTTATAAGTTGGTTAAACctatttttaagtaaaaatttaCAAGTAATCAATTAGTGTTTGGTTTGGCTTACAAGTTAAAAAGCTTTATggcttatttatatattttaaaactacTTTTTGACCAAGTAAGAGACTATATTatcctaatatttttctaaaagaaaaaaatcaacaTTATCCTTATTTTAACAACTGTAACACTCGATGCATATTGTTTTTgttcattttaataaattaagttaCTTTCAAAACCCcttttaataaaatacttaaactACTTAACAGTTAATTTTTCAAGTAAttttacaaaaagaaaaattgcttatttttaaattgataatatatttAAGCCGAAAGCTAAAAGTAAGTAGTCAATCCAAACACCCTTTAAATAGTCAAAATTTAATCCACTTCAAAATGATAAATAGTTCATGCAACACGTAGATCTACCATACATGCACAAGAATGTAGCTTATGACAATAGCAACAATCGATCATGCCATTTAACAACTCAGCCAAGTCAAACAAGCACATACTCATATTGCAAGTCCAGATGAGCCAAGACTAGTATTAATAGCTTGCAAGCATCTTGGCTTATTGGCAGCCTATGCAAAAGGGCTACAACAACTTCAACCAATTGAGATGGAGTGATTATTCAATTTTCCTCAAGTGAACAAGGACAAGAAAAATGTCATTTCTGCTCATGACAAAGTTAAGGAAATGCTTACATGCCGAGATTAGGAGCATAAGAAAAcatttcaagaaaacaacacATCTACTTTATTATTACCAGTCCAATATTCCACTTCCAATTCATTGCATAAGGGTCAAGCTCATGGAATGAACATCATATTGTATGCTTTCTTGACCATGCAATTGTCCCAAAATTTACTAAATTCAGATATTTTGGAAGTTAAACTTACCAAACGAATAGCTTCATCAATGACATTTTTATAGCCTCTTTTGAAGCGATGGTGCTTTCCCCCTATAAGAGATTGTAGATTATAAACAAATTCAAGTACAAGGAACAAAGAATGTGGCAGTTCTGttttcatataccaagtttCTTTTCAATAAATGTAGTCAGGCCATCTGAAGTCACACTGTCTGTAACAATAGTTGTTCCTGGATGCTAAAGAGATGAAAAGAGCAAAGCAAATTGAAAAACCCACAACAAGACAAAAGAAACATCTCTTAAGACAGCGAAAAGAGGGAGTTCTTACTTCCTCCAGAACTATTGCAGATATCAATGCGATAAGACGATTCCGGTTGAACTCACGACCAGTAGAGTCCACAGCAGCAGATCTAAAACAAATAATTACgtattttaagtaaaaattaaaaaaaaaataccgaACTATGTTAAACAAGTGCACAGACCTGATGATGATTACCTGTCAACATCAGTATCAAATATGATGCCCAGATCAGCCTTGTTTTGAAGGACTGCTTGGGTGATAGCTTTCATCGCTGCCTTATCTTCCGGGTTGGGAATATGATAAGGAAATAATCCTGTTTTCAAATATGCTCTTAATAACAAGTTCATATATCAATACCAATAACAGAAATTTTGAGATTTCAAATTACCATCCGGTTCCAAGAACTGACTGCCAGAAGTGATAGCCCCTAAAGGCTCAAGAACTTTTGCCTATGAAAAATTCAAACAAAGTACTAATTATCACATGGCAGACTTCAGAACAGTAAATGTAGAAATTCTGTCAATGAATAATGCCTCTTCCTAATATCCTAACATAACCAGCTTTTCTTAGTGCATGGCTGATGAGATAAACAACGTCCAACACAAGAATCACAGCAACACATCTTCAAGTAGAGAGCCTTCAGCCAAAGAGCAGCTTTATACAAAAAGGATAATTTTACCACATAAGATGCAGAGTTTTTGCACTTTAAGAATTTTATGTTGCATAGTTTATCATGTGAATGTAAGAAAGAAAATGTAAATACCAATTAGATGGGAAATTAGATCATGCAAGTGATAATACACACATCCTTGTGTTAATTGAAGATTGAAACTTAATGCAAATAAAGCCAGTTTACAATTTGCAATGCTTCATATAAACTATCTTTGGGCCAATCTTCTCTTGTCAGTTTTCACAGGATAAAGGATGGAACCTTTAATAATAAGCACATATGTAAAATGCAGACAACAGTTTTCTTAATAGCTTGAAAGGCTAAGCCTATTAATTGTTTAATATTAAGGTGCCATTAGATGTGCATTTCAGTGCTACAAATATGTAAATGAGGGCCAAATCAATCTCAATACAAGAATGAGAATTGAACTTACAGCGAAAAATCCTCCTGCTCCATTTCCTGCATCAACAATTATATGGAACCCCTCCAATGGCTTCTCTAAGAATTTAACAATGCCAATCAACAATTAGAGAAGGGGATCTCAccttaatagaaaaataaaaaaaagtaaagcaAAGGAAAGCCATACTGGTAAATGACATTAAACAAATTTTTATGATGGAAACAACAAACTAGAACTACAGAACTCAAATTTTCACAGAGGATATACCCATCCATATTGCATATTATACGGTGGAAACAGAGTTGTTAATCTGTGAGTGCACTTTTCATTTTTGTAACTGTTTCAAAGAGTTATTACCAATATTTCCTGCAGCTTTACGGACTGCTTTCACAAGATCAGCTGTGTATACAGTCATGTAATCTACTTTCTTTACTGATTCAGAAGCCAGTCTTTTTGACTTTGTTAAACTTTCATCTGTGAATTTATTATATACATCTGCAGCCCGCTCCAAAATCTCTTTAATGTCAGCCTTCCCAAGCCCTCCAGCATTGGTGAAGAATTTGAAACCATTCCGATTGTAAGGAAGATGGCTAGCTATTTCCACCAAAAACAAATTCAAAAAATCAAGTGTCAGTTATGTAAGTTGAAAATAATACTAAATCAAGAAACTCTACTcacatataaaaagaaaatacaaattTACTCAGAAGCTCATAGAAGGGAAAAAGGGTAACCAAAAGCATTGTTCcaaaggccattatcatagctgatGAAAGTTTGTAACTACCAGAACAATGACTTCAACAAATACCTGTTATCATTATAGCCCCATCAACTGGACACAAAAAAGCTTCATCTTCAGTGAGAGTGCTATTAAACATTGCTGGGGTGGATGCCAATCTACAAGGCATAGGTTATTTATAAAGCTAAGAAACAGAAAATTGAGAGAGAAAAATCATTGAATTTGTCACATATTctagaaggaagaagaagggggTTAATAAGTGACAGTTATTAGTagagttttgaagggaaataaGTTGACTCAAGTATTGGGGGAAATAAGTACAGTTACATTCAGATTCTTGTATAAAAGGAATTGTACCAGAAAggcattaaataataaataaacaacTGCTTTCCCTCTCAACGCTTCTACTTCTCTTCTCACCTCTTTCTAGATTCTCTTCTCATCTCAACTGATCTATTCTTTCTCCTTCTCATCCCAAATTCTGTCAGTCCAGAATTTTTATCACTTGACAGAATCACAGCTACAGTTTGAATGTAACACCCATCCATTTGTGGGATAAGCTCACATTTCAAAGCTTAGAAAGCGAAATGTAGACATCAGAAGAAGTGAAAAGCCAACATTTCAACAAATATAAAGGCCCATAATCTATGCAAAAGATCAACCAACTATAGTTTCCCCGTCATATAACATGTCTGTTTTGAATGGATCATTACAACTCAAGTTTCTGCAATCCAATGACTCAACACTTCAACCATATCAAACAGGCACCATATAAAGTCATTTGGGTTCAAAACTACTGAACTCTTATGACCTCAATAGACAAAATGTCTCACCAACATACcatcaataaaaaagaaaggaaaaagtaTCCACCCACCCATACTGAACAACATCCAGACCTGCACCTGCAATTCCTCGAGAAACAGCATCCTGCAAGTTAAAACATCAAGTTCTGAGTGATTCAGATGTTCATTTCTGATGAAATTCTAGAACATAATAGCTCTAACTATGTTGGTATCTGTCATAGAAATACAAGGACAACAGTGATGAGAAGAGAGatctattaatataaattttttccgGAGGTCGAATTATGTGCTTCcgaaatatttttgaaattacaCTGCTAAAATTAGTGTGTTTTCcacaaagaaagaagaagagttaATAACAAAAACTTTTAGCATAAAACTCCTAGCCAACACAAAGAAAATAAGCTGAACAAAATCATGAAGAAGTGTGATTAACATGGTTGGAATTGTTATGCTTATAAGAATCTGTATTGCGTTGCCAAGAGGCATGTGGTCATTGATGATTTAGGCCCAAAACTACCAAAGTGCATCATGATGCCAATTGCCAACAGAACAAGCAACAAATGTATTCAAGAAAGACCAATAAGAAGCGTGCCAATTCAGAATACACAAGGAAAAATTCATAGTATCAGATAAAGGGAACAAGGAATATGCACCTGTAGCATTTGTGCAGATATTCGGGAATCATGACCAATAGAAACTCTCAAAGTCTTAGACGCATCAGCCTTTTTCTTTTCCAGTAACCACGCTGCAAAGCCAGCTGCAATTGCCTCAGTAACAGGTTCAGTAAGGGTAACAGGTTCGCCCTCAACACCAGCAACAGCCACACCTCGAATATCACTGTGTTTTCATCAggagattttttaaaaagaaaaagataaaccTCCATACAGAAAGTTTACCTAAAATGTCTAAGTGTTGTTCAATTTATGCTTTTGAATTCTGTTATCAAAGATAATACTTGGACATCTTGACtaataaaagaagaaagcaCTCTTTGTGGAACTTGGGGAGAAAAAATAAAGCACCTCTTTTCAGTATGTGTTAGTTTAGTACATAGTTTAGATATCCACCAAATTAGCCCTTACCAAAGGTTCATTCAAGTAAAGTGGCATAAATTAACAATGAAAGTAATCAGCTGAAATTTCATATGAATGAGAGAAAAGAATTAAGGGAATAACACTATATATATAGGTTGTAAAGCACTTATTTACATATCTAACTTCCTTTATGTCTTGCCAGAATAAATCCACACTGAAATAGCATAGCCAACTTATAGCAACTCTTACAAGTTATACATCAGAAACTACCTGCAGAAAATCTCTGCACTCCTAACCATTCCCTCATATAGGAAATTTCAGTAGCAATCCTTAGATTAGGGTTCCCACTGAGGAAAAGAGAGAAATTATAGAAGAAGAGGGAAGAATATTAGGGAGAAGATAGAAGAGACGAGATAagaagtagagagagagagaagtagCTGATTGTTATTGGATTCTTGAATGAATTCCCTGTTACAAGTATTCTCCTACTTATACTCTCAGCTACAATAACGGCCACCAATAACTGTCACTCCCAGAAGCTCTAGCAACACCTCTTACTAATTTCCCTCCAAAACTAATCAATCCTTTTCCCTCCAATTATTTCCTTCCAGATCCATCTCCCCTCCTTTTCCACTTCCCCTTCTATAGGTGACAAAAACTTCAGAGGATTGTCATGTGGACAATGTGAGAACCACATGGAAAACATTCATGGATAATCCACATATTAATCATAGGATGAAAGACAaagaagaaaatatataaaCCAGGAACATAAGCACAGAGTGATAAGCAAATTACAAAATTTATAAGTTCGCGTACGCAATGGACACAGTTTCCTCACCTGCCATTCTGAAGCTTCAGGAAATCAACTTTGTCTAGATGTGGTATTGCAGTTGTGGACGAAGCAGCTGCAAGAAGAGTCCCAAAAGAATGATTTAAGTGCAAAATATAGAAATATGAAAACCTTATgactttcaaaattaaaaactagAGTGAGTGCCACTCCACATCTATGTCTGTCATGACAACTAGAAAAATATATGCACAAGCATAGATTGAATACAGAAATATGTTGATGAATCATGACGATCAAAGAAACTGGAATGTATTCATAGGAGTTCAAAATGCAATTACTACTCTTTATATCAACCTGGATAATAAGAGTCTAGAACAGACCATTGCAGTAAACATTTCCACGGTTAACAAAACCCCTCTGATATTGTGGTAATTTGTGCATTTGCATGGAAGATATGCTAGTCCATGCCAACTTGCCTCCACAAAAGGGAAGCGAGTTGCAGGTATAAGGGGCACATAAGTCCCTTCGGTATTGGGTCCCGGACAGCCTATTCTGAGctacaaaaatattttgaacAATCTTCCCTGACATTGCTGCATAAGAATTTGGAATTTTATTAGATCCCATATCCGTAAATTCCTTATTCAATATGTTGGAACCATGTGTTGTTAATGTTGCAGATTTTCCTAGCAATGCTAACTTTTTCCATTCTTCATTACATATAAATAAAGAgaataaattgattaaaaaaataaacacagCCCATATAGAAAAGGTTATCATTCTTCCTTTAAATTGAATACTTGATTCCAAATTATGCAATCCTTAATCCTTAcaccaataaattaaaaaagaagaattaCACAGGAAGAAGCTAAAAagaaaatcacatcaaaaaagCTTATCTTCGCATAACAAATATCAAAAAGTCAACAAACAGTTCAAATCAAAACTAAACCAACTCGTGTGCCATGGATTTACAGCAAAGAGAAGCTAAACCTTTCAACTAACATATAGGATTATAGAGTAGCCAGTGAAAAGGATAATTTGAAATCAACTcggtaattgaatttgaaacgGTGAACGgaactagaaaa
This region of Manihot esculenta cultivar AM560-2 chromosome 10, M.esculenta_v8, whole genome shotgun sequence genomic DNA includes:
- the LOC110625013 gene encoding phosphomannomutase/phosphoglucomutase isoform X4, translating into MIPEYLHKCYRMLFLEELQVQVWMLFSMALKCELIPQMDGCYIQTVAVILSSDKNSGLTEFGMRRRKNRSVEMRRESRKRLASTPAMFNSTLTEDEAFLCPVDGAIMITASHLPYNRNGFKFFTNAGGLGKADIKEILERAADVYNKFTDESLTKSKRLASESVKKVDYMTVYTADLVKAVRKAAGNIEKPLEGFHIIVDAGNGAGGFFAAKVLEPLGAITSGSQFLEPDGLFPYHIPNPEDKAAMKAITQAVLQNKADLGIIFDTDVDRSAAVDSTGREFNRNRLIALISAIVLEEHPGTTIVTDSVTSDGLTTFIEKKLGGKHHRFKRGYKNVIDEAIRLNSIGEESHLAIETSGHGALKENHWLDDGAYLMVKLLNKLASARASGVGGGSKVLTNLIEGLQEPAVAVELRLKINQNHPDLKGGSFREYGEAVLNHLENSVDLDPKLQKAPVNYEGVRVSGYGGWFLLRLSLHDPVLPLNIEAPSNEDAVKLGLSVASAVKEFAAIDTSALDKFIQPS
- the LOC110625013 gene encoding phosphomannomutase/phosphoglucomutase isoform X2 — its product is MAAMSGKIVQNIFVAQNRLSGTQYRRDLCAPYTCNSLPFCGGKLAWTSISSMQMHKLPQYQRGFVNRGNVYCNAASSTTAIPHLDKVDFLKLQNGSDIRGVAVAGVEGEPVTLTEPVTEAIAAGFAAWLLEKKKADASKTLRVSIGHDSRISAQMLQDAVSRGIAGAGLDVVQYGLASTPAMFNSTLTEDEAFLCPVDGAIMITASHLPYNRNGFKFFTNAGGLGKADIKEILERAADVYNKFTDESLTKSKRLASESVKKVDYMTVYTADLVKAVRKAAGNIEKPLEGFHIIVDAGNGAGGFFAAKVLEPLGAITSGSQFLEPDGLFPYHIPNPEDKAAMKAITQAVLQNKADLGIIFDTDVDRSAAVDSTGREFNRNRLIALISAIVLEEHPGTTIVTDSVTSDGLTTFIEKKLGGKHHRFKRGYKNVIDEAIRLNSIGEESHLAIETSGHGALKENHWLDDGAYLMVKLLNKLASARASGVGGGSKVLTNLIEGLQEPAVAVELRLKINQNHPDLKGGSFREYGEAVLNHLENSVDLDPKLQKAPVNYEGVRVSGYGGWFLLRLSLHDPVLPLNIEAPSNEDAVKLGLSVASAVKEFAAIDTSALDKFIQPS
- the LOC110625013 gene encoding phosphomannomutase/phosphoglucomutase isoform X3, with product MAAASSTTAIPHLDKVDFLKLQNGSDIRGVAVAGVEGEPVTLTEPVTEAIAAGFAAWLLEKKKADASKTLRVSIGHDSRISAQMLQDAVSRGIAGAGLDVVQYGLASTPAMFNSTLTEDEAFLCPVDGAIMITASHLPYNRNGFKFFTNAGGLGKADIKEILERAADVYNKFTDESLTKSKRLASESVKKVDYMTVYTADLVKAVRKAAGNIEKPLEGFHIIVDAGNGAGGFFAAKVLEPLGAITSGSQFLEPDGLFPYHIPNPEDKAAMKAITQAVLQNKADLGIIFDTDVDRSAAVDSTGREFNRNRLIALISAIVLEEHPGTTIVTDSVTSDGLTTFIEKKLGGKHHRFKRGYKNVIDEAIRLNSIGEESHLAIETSGHGALKENHWLDDGAYLMVKLLNKLASARASGVGGGSKVLTNLIEGLQEPAVAVELRLKINQNHPDLKGGSFREYGEAVLNHLENSVDLDPKLQKAPVNYEGVRVSGYGGWFLLRLSLHDPVLPLNIEAPSNEDAVKLGLSVASAVKEFAAIDTSALDKFIQPS
- the LOC110625013 gene encoding phosphomannomutase/phosphoglucomutase isoform X1, whose product is MGSNKIPNSYAAMSGKIVQNIFVAQNRLSGTQYRRDLCAPYTCNSLPFCGGKLAWTSISSMQMHKLPQYQRGFVNRGNVYCNAASSTTAIPHLDKVDFLKLQNGSDIRGVAVAGVEGEPVTLTEPVTEAIAAGFAAWLLEKKKADASKTLRVSIGHDSRISAQMLQDAVSRGIAGAGLDVVQYGLASTPAMFNSTLTEDEAFLCPVDGAIMITASHLPYNRNGFKFFTNAGGLGKADIKEILERAADVYNKFTDESLTKSKRLASESVKKVDYMTVYTADLVKAVRKAAGNIEKPLEGFHIIVDAGNGAGGFFAAKVLEPLGAITSGSQFLEPDGLFPYHIPNPEDKAAMKAITQAVLQNKADLGIIFDTDVDRSAAVDSTGREFNRNRLIALISAIVLEEHPGTTIVTDSVTSDGLTTFIEKKLGGKHHRFKRGYKNVIDEAIRLNSIGEESHLAIETSGHGALKENHWLDDGAYLMVKLLNKLASARASGVGGGSKVLTNLIEGLQEPAVAVELRLKINQNHPDLKGGSFREYGEAVLNHLENSVDLDPKLQKAPVNYEGVRVSGYGGWFLLRLSLHDPVLPLNIEAPSNEDAVKLGLSVASAVKEFAAIDTSALDKFIQPS